One Antarctobacter heliothermus DNA segment encodes these proteins:
- a CDS encoding beta-galactosidase, with the protein MKRTLGTCYYPEHWPEEMWEADAARMAGLGLTWVRIGEFAWSVIEPAPGDLRFDWLDRAIEILGHHGLKVVLGTPTATPPRWMLDRYPDMVAVDAEGRARGFGSRRHYCFSHNGYFEESKRITRLLAERYGRNPHVAAWQTDNEYGCHDTTLSYSDAARRAFQDWCAQRYQSTDALNRAWGNVFWSMIYDDFDQIGLPNLTVTEPNPAHVMAFRRFSSDQVVRFNRAQVDIIRAHSDAPIAHNYMGRVTEFDHYKVGADLDIASWDSYPLGFLEDRVGRPVAEQRDYARQGDPDFQAFHHDLYRAVGRNGRWWVMEQQPGPVNWAPYNPSPFPGMVRLWTWEAFAHGAEAVCYFRWRQAPMAQEQMHAGLLRPDSVEAPACDEVRQVAVEITDAPEVSPAQASVGLVFDYEAEWMWAIQPHAKGASYFSLVFDTYRALRRAGLDVDILPPQAKSLAGYKLLLAPGLMHLPEALQTALLASNAQVVLGPRTAARDVDFRIPLPLPPAVPGLPVTVTRVESLRPDMPVPLRGGGAVQTYLEELETTAEPLLETETGTPVAAGVDTMIYLGGWLDDAGLDRLTRALCARAGLETVDLPEGVRTRTTTMERFWFNHSLQDRQVAGITLAPAGVLRVPLA; encoded by the coding sequence ATGAAACGTACACTCGGCACCTGCTATTATCCCGAACACTGGCCCGAAGAGATGTGGGAGGCGGATGCCGCCCGCATGGCTGGCCTTGGTCTGACTTGGGTCCGGATCGGAGAATTTGCATGGTCGGTGATCGAACCCGCGCCGGGCGATCTGCGGTTCGACTGGCTGGACCGTGCGATCGAGATATTGGGGCATCACGGGCTAAAGGTGGTGCTGGGCACGCCCACCGCGACGCCGCCGCGTTGGATGCTGGATCGCTATCCCGATATGGTGGCTGTCGATGCTGAGGGGCGCGCGCGCGGCTTTGGCTCACGTCGTCACTACTGTTTTTCGCACAATGGGTATTTCGAGGAATCGAAACGCATCACCCGTTTGTTGGCAGAACGGTATGGTCGCAATCCCCATGTGGCCGCATGGCAGACGGACAATGAATACGGCTGCCACGACACGACGCTGAGCTATTCCGATGCGGCACGCCGGGCGTTTCAGGACTGGTGTGCGCAGCGGTATCAATCGACCGATGCGTTGAACCGGGCGTGGGGCAACGTCTTTTGGTCGATGATTTACGATGACTTTGACCAGATCGGCCTGCCCAACCTGACGGTGACGGAGCCCAATCCAGCGCATGTGATGGCCTTTCGCCGGTTTTCGTCCGATCAGGTGGTCCGTTTTAACCGCGCGCAGGTGGACATTATCCGCGCCCATTCCGACGCGCCGATTGCGCACAACTACATGGGGCGCGTGACGGAATTCGACCACTACAAGGTGGGCGCCGATCTGGATATCGCCTCATGGGACAGCTATCCGCTGGGATTTCTGGAGGACCGCGTTGGGCGCCCCGTCGCGGAGCAACGCGACTATGCGCGTCAGGGGGATCCGGATTTTCAAGCTTTCCATCACGATCTGTACCGCGCCGTGGGCAGGAACGGGCGTTGGTGGGTGATGGAACAACAGCCCGGTCCGGTGAACTGGGCCCCTTACAACCCCTCGCCGTTTCCCGGCATGGTACGTCTTTGGACGTGGGAAGCCTTTGCTCACGGGGCAGAGGCGGTGTGTTATTTCCGGTGGCGGCAGGCCCCGATGGCGCAGGAACAGATGCACGCGGGCTTGTTACGCCCTGACAGCGTCGAGGCCCCCGCCTGTGACGAGGTGCGACAGGTCGCTGTCGAGATTACCGATGCGCCCGAGGTGTCCCCCGCGCAGGCGTCTGTCGGGCTGGTCTTTGACTATGAAGCGGAATGGATGTGGGCGATTCAGCCTCATGCCAAGGGCGCGTCCTACTTCTCGCTTGTCTTCGACACCTACCGCGCGTTGCGGCGGGCCGGGCTGGACGTGGATATACTGCCACCTCAGGCCAAGTCGTTGGCGGGCTACAAGCTGCTTCTTGCGCCGGGGCTGATGCATCTGCCGGAGGCGTTGCAAACGGCGCTGCTGGCCAGCAATGCGCAGGTTGTGCTGGGGCCGCGCACTGCCGCGCGTGACGTGGATTTCCGCATTCCTCTGCCCCTGCCGCCCGCAGTTCCCGGCCTGCCAGTGACGGTGACGCGAGTCGAAAGCCTGCGGCCCGATATGCCAGTGCCGTTGCGCGGTGGCGGTGCGGTGCAGACGTATCTGGAAGAGTTGGAAACCACCGCCGAACCCTTGCTTGAGACCGAAACCGGTACGCCCGTCGCCGCCGGGGTAGACACTATGATCTACTTGGGCGGCTGGCTGGACGATGCGGGTCTGGATCGCTTGACGCGGGCATTGTGCGCACGCGCCGGTCTGGAGACGGTCGATCTGCCCGAAGGTGTGCGCACCCGCACCACCACGATGGAACGTTTCTGGTTTAATCACAGCTTGCAGGATCGGCAGGTTGCCGGGATCACCTTGGCACCAGCGGGCGTTCTGCGGGTGCCATTGGCGTGA
- a CDS encoding ABC transporter permease has translation MTEYGNSLPVLAQDMLIAAVLLLPLLGVGVALLRGFQPMPLVGALLWRFRWANVMFVVLIAVSIGMGIGLIAQERGLRVGSARAAEKFDLVVAAPGSELTLMLASVFLQSSAVPLLDGAVYDRIASHPRVEIAAPIAFGDSHNGAPVVGTIAEFVTYLSDGQIEGRLFARTGEAVVGASIDLQVGDHFSPAHGVGDEAEHDSHEAFEIEVVGRMARSGSPWDRAILIPIETVWEVHGLANGHPFEEGDKIGPPFDPALFPGTPAVIVRASDMSATYALRSTFTEAGETMAFFPGTVLASLYRVMGDVRQAMQVMSIVTQMLVAASVLLGMFILSRLFQRQLAMLRALGAPRRFVMAVVWGYGVSLLAAGTALGLVCGFGATAVLSRIVTARTDILVSATITWSEVNLALGFLSVTSILSLLPALLVLTRPVVQGLRH, from the coding sequence ATGACAGAGTACGGGAACTCGTTGCCCGTCCTTGCGCAGGACATGCTGATTGCTGCTGTATTGCTGTTGCCGTTGTTGGGTGTCGGGGTCGCGCTGCTGCGCGGTTTTCAACCCATGCCTCTGGTGGGCGCGCTGCTCTGGCGGTTTCGCTGGGCCAACGTGATGTTCGTTGTGCTGATTGCAGTGTCTATTGGTATGGGCATCGGGTTGATCGCTCAGGAGCGGGGCCTTCGCGTGGGCAGCGCGCGGGCGGCGGAAAAGTTTGATCTTGTGGTGGCCGCCCCCGGCTCTGAGTTGACGCTGATGCTGGCCTCGGTGTTTCTGCAATCCTCTGCGGTGCCGTTGCTGGATGGCGCGGTCTATGATCGGATTGCCAGCCATCCGAGGGTCGAGATCGCGGCCCCCATTGCCTTTGGCGACAGTCATAACGGCGCGCCAGTTGTCGGAACCATCGCGGAGTTTGTCACCTATCTGTCCGACGGTCAGATAGAGGGGCGCCTGTTTGCCCGCACCGGCGAGGCGGTTGTCGGCGCTTCTATCGACCTGCAAGTGGGGGACCATTTTTCGCCGGCACACGGAGTGGGTGATGAGGCCGAACATGACTCGCACGAAGCGTTTGAAATAGAGGTGGTGGGCCGAATGGCGCGCAGTGGATCGCCATGGGACCGTGCCATCCTGATCCCGATCGAAACGGTATGGGAGGTGCACGGACTAGCCAATGGCCATCCGTTTGAGGAAGGCGACAAGATCGGCCCGCCCTTTGATCCGGCCCTGTTCCCCGGCACGCCAGCGGTGATCGTGCGGGCCTCTGATATGTCGGCAACCTACGCGCTGCGGTCCACATTCACCGAGGCAGGAGAGACCATGGCGTTTTTTCCCGGCACGGTTCTGGCCAGCCTGTATCGGGTGATGGGCGATGTCCGGCAAGCCATGCAGGTTATGTCGATCGTGACCCAGATGCTGGTCGCGGCCTCGGTCCTGTTGGGAATGTTCATACTGTCGCGACTGTTTCAACGGCAACTGGCCATGCTGCGCGCGCTGGGCGCGCCGCGCCGATTTGTGATGGCGGTGGTCTGGGGCTACGGCGTTTCACTGCTGGCGGCAGGGACGGCGTTGGGTCTGGTATGTGGGTTTGGTGCGACCGCTGTGCTGTCACGGATCGTGACGGCGCGCACCGACATCCTTGTTTCGGCGACGATCACCTGGTCCGAGGTCAACCTTGCGCTTGGCTTTCTCTCGGTCACCTCGATCTTGTCCCTGCTTCCGGCACTGCTCGTGCTGACCCGACCGGTTGTGCAGGGACTCCGGCACTGA
- a CDS encoding ABC transporter ATP-binding protein → MSLSLNLSDLTVVAGARTLLRVPSLSLPAGSLIGVRGPSGAGKSTLLYALSGLLAAKGSVRWGQTDLAQLSAERRTAFRAAHMGLIFQDYLLFEELSPRANASLAALFSTSGDRAQVNARAADRLDRLGVPRDSRSVASFSGGERQRVAVARALATDPAILLADEPTASLDRPAADQLIDDLVALVRDSGKTLIAVSHDLHLLDRLDRVLTIRDGQLTDDTRVGTA, encoded by the coding sequence ATGAGCCTGTCGTTGAATCTGTCTGACCTGACCGTTGTCGCGGGCGCGCGGACCTTGCTGCGGGTGCCATCGCTGTCGCTGCCCGCGGGATCGTTGATTGGTGTGCGCGGACCATCTGGCGCCGGCAAATCGACGCTGCTTTACGCGCTCAGCGGGCTGCTGGCGGCCAAAGGCAGCGTGCGCTGGGGGCAGACCGATCTGGCACAATTGTCTGCTGAACGGCGCACCGCCTTTCGGGCGGCGCATATGGGGCTGATCTTTCAAGACTACCTATTGTTCGAAGAACTGTCGCCGCGCGCAAATGCCAGCCTTGCGGCGCTGTTCTCGACATCCGGGGATCGGGCGCAGGTCAATGCTCGTGCCGCGGATCGGCTGGATCGGTTGGGTGTTCCACGGGACAGCCGTTCGGTGGCGTCGTTTTCCGGTGGTGAACGGCAGCGCGTGGCGGTGGCGCGCGCCTTAGCAACCGATCCGGCAATCCTGCTGGCAGACGAACCGACCGCCAGCCTTGATCGCCCGGCTGCGGACCAGTTGATCGACGATCTTGTGGCGTTGGTGCGTGACAGCGGCAAGACGTTGATCGCAGTAAGCCACGATTTGCATCTGCTTGACCGTTTAGACCGAGTGTTGACCATCCGGGACGGTCAATTGACTGACGACACCAGGGTTGGCACCGCATGA
- the cueR gene encoding Cu(I)-responsive transcriptional regulator, with protein sequence MNIGEVATRSGLPAKTIRYYEDIGLVTPPRDTNGYRAFREADLHKLAFLARARALGFSIEECRLLMGLYEDESRASADVKQLALEHLASIDDKIAQLQGMRATLSTLVQACHGDDRPDCPILQDLAEGS encoded by the coding sequence ATGAACATCGGAGAGGTCGCCACACGCTCGGGCCTGCCCGCCAAGACGATCCGCTACTATGAAGACATTGGCCTGGTAACACCGCCACGCGACACCAACGGCTATCGCGCCTTCCGAGAGGCCGACCTGCACAAGCTCGCCTTTCTCGCCCGTGCCCGTGCCTTGGGCTTTTCGATCGAGGAATGCCGCCTGCTGATGGGTCTGTACGAGGATGAAAGCCGCGCCAGCGCGGACGTCAAACAGCTGGCTTTGGAACATCTCGCCAGCATCGACGACAAAATTGCCCAGCTACAGGGCATGCGCGCGACACTGTCGACTCTGGTTCAGGCCTGCCACGGCGACGACCGGCCCGACTGTCCTATCTTGCAGGATCTCGCCGAAGGGTCGTGA